In the Dendrosporobacter quercicolus genome, CTTTTCCGCCCGGCATGATTTAACTGAATGGCCGCCGCCGCTCCCTGGCTGTGGATAGCATTAACCAGTTTTTTCAGGCTCTCGCCCTGCACATCATTCCATAAACCCAGATCGTTGGCCGTAATTCTTCCCCGGTCCTCAATCCCGGTGGCTTCAATAATAATCAGCCCCACCTGCCCGGTTGCCCGCGTCGCATAATGAACCAAATGCCAGTCTGTTGCCAGGCCATCCTGTTCTGCTGAGTACATGCACATCGGCGACATAACAACCCGGTTGCGCAAGGTCAAATGATCAATAGAAAAAGAATCAAAAAGCATCTCTGTTCCCCCTTTACTGTTTAACCAATACAGCGTCACCTTAAAACCGTACGTATAGTGGCGAAAGCATTTTCCATAAAACGTGGCGGAGGATAAAACCTGCCGGGCATATGCCGCAACAGCAAAGCTTTACGGAAACTGCCCCGCCCCGGCATACGCAGGGTTAAGGATAATACTGCACTTGCCTATTGATAATACTTTTATTATACCATATTTTAGCAGACTCAGTAACTGTTCATACGAATGCCGGTTAAAGTGACAGGATACCGCAGGCCTGTTCCACACGAAAGAAAAGCTTATCTTTTAAATTTGTTTATAAAACTATGATTACTGATTGCCATAAGGGATGGAGTTATTATCACATCTCATACCTTAAAAGGTTCAGGCATCCAACGCTAAACCTCCATCGGAGTTCGCCTTACTCTAAAAACTCCCAATCTCAATTTAGAGCTAGCCACTCACTTATTGGACGCTTACGATTAAACGAGTTGCTTGCACAGGTATGAAGAGATTTTTCGCACAGTCTGTGTCCTTTTGTGCTTATGTTACTTTTCACTGCTTCTGTAAACAACAGTTCTTACCATTTGAGTAGGATCTTTTTCTTTAGATATTTTATCCTTAAGCATTTCTCCAATGTATGTTGAACCCAATATAAAAAGCCCGCCAATAATTTGCAGGATTGTTAACGTCTCTCCGACAAAGATCACACTAAATAAAATGCCAAATAACGGTTCTAAGTAACTGTAGGACACGATTTCAACAGATTTCATATGTGCATAGAGGGAAAAAAACATGGTATAGGCCACACTTGTATGTAATATACCCAATAGAATGGTATAAATAACTGCCATAGCATCCAAGTCTGCAACCTTTAAAATATTTCCATCAATTAATACAAATGGCAGTAAAACTATCATCGCTGTAAATATTTGCACAAATGTAGCAGTTTGATTATCCACCCTGACTGTAATGCTGCGGTTAATAAGAATAATGGTTGCATAAAGCATCCCTGAAACAGCACTGAGTGCCAGTCCCCTGTACCCGTAACCTTCAAGTAAGTTATGGCCTACAATCAAAAATAGACCCAGAATTGAAACGATAATTACTGAAATTTGAATCTTTGAGATAGTCTCTTTCAATACCAGAGGCGCAAATATCATTACATAAACCGGGCACATGTTGTAGATCATAACAGCAGATGAAATACTGGTATGCTTAAATCCATAGAATAAGGTTAACCAGCCAAAACCAAGCAATACACCTGAAATAAGATAGGGCTTTAAAAGCGACAAATTCACC is a window encoding:
- a CDS encoding DMT family transporter, whose protein sequence is MNRIKLVLVMIIWGSLGVFTRSIPLSALSLAFLRALIALPVLFVVMKMKKADKVNLSLLKPYLISGVLLGFGWLTLFYGFKHTSISSAVMIYNMCPVYVMIFAPLVLKETISKIQISVIIVSILGLFLIVGHNLLEGYGYRGLALSAVSGMLYATIILINRSITVRVDNQTATFVQIFTAMIVLLPFVLIDGNILKVADLDAMAVIYTILLGILHTSVAYTMFFSLYAHMKSVEIVSYSYLEPLFGILFSVIFVGETLTILQIIGGLFILGSTYIGEMLKDKISKEKDPTQMVRTVVYRSSEK